The following coding sequences are from one Pseudomonas mendocina window:
- the leuD gene encoding 3-isopropylmalate dehydratase small subunit, with protein MKAFTQHTGLVCPLDRANVDTDQIIPKQFLKSIKRTGFGPNLFDEWRYLDIGQPNQDNSNRPINKEFVLNFPRYQGASVLLARENFGCGSSREHAPWALDEYGFRTVIAPSFADIFFNNSFKNGLLPIVLKDEEVDALFEQAEATEGYQLTVDLQAQTVTRPDGVQYSFEIDAFRKHCLLNGLDDIGLTLQDQDAIKSFEGKYQQSSPWLFGAIK; from the coding sequence ATGAAAGCCTTTACCCAACACACCGGCCTGGTCTGCCCGCTGGATCGTGCCAACGTCGACACCGACCAGATCATTCCCAAGCAGTTTCTCAAGTCGATCAAGCGCACCGGTTTCGGCCCGAACCTGTTCGACGAGTGGCGTTACCTGGATATCGGTCAGCCGAACCAGGACAATTCCAATCGCCCGATCAACAAGGAGTTCGTGCTCAACTTCCCGCGTTATCAGGGCGCCAGCGTGCTGCTGGCGCGCGAGAACTTCGGTTGCGGTTCTAGCCGCGAGCATGCGCCGTGGGCGCTGGACGAGTATGGCTTCCGCACGGTGATCGCGCCGAGCTTCGCCGACATCTTCTTCAATAACAGCTTCAAGAACGGCCTGCTGCCGATCGTCCTCAAGGATGAGGAGGTCGATGCGCTGTTCGAACAGGCCGAGGCGACCGAAGGTTATCAATTGACCGTCGATCTGCAGGCGCAGACCGTGACTCGTCCGGATGGCGTGCAGTACAGCTTCGAAATCGATGCCTTCCGCAAGCACTGCCTGCTCAATGGCCTGGATGACATCGGCCTGACCCTGCAGGATCAGGATGCGATCAAGTCGTTCGAAGGCAAATATCAGCAGAGCAGTCCCTGGCTGTTCGGCGCGATCAAGTAA
- the asd gene encoding aspartate-semialdehyde dehydrogenase: protein MKRVGLIGWRGMVGSVLMQRMLEERDFDLIEPVFFTTSNVGGQGPAIGKDIAALKDAYSIDDLKGLDVILTCQGGDYTNEVFPKLREAGWQGYWIDAASSLRMDDSSVIVLDPVNRKVIDQALDAGGKNYIGGNCTVSLMLMALGGLYEAGLVEWMSAMTYQAASGAGAQNMRELIKQMGAINGAVADDLADPASAILDIDRKVAEAMRGEGFPVDNFGVPLAGSLIPYIDKELPNGQSREEWKAQAETNKILGRFKNPIPVDGICVRIGAMRCHSQALTIKLNKDVPMADIEGLISQHNPWVKLVPNHREDSIRDLGPTAVTGTLSVPVGRLRKLNMGSQYLGAFTVGDQLLWGAAEPLRRMLRILLER from the coding sequence ATGAAACGTGTAGGTCTGATCGGTTGGCGTGGCATGGTCGGTTCCGTGCTCATGCAGCGCATGCTGGAAGAGCGGGACTTCGACCTGATCGAGCCGGTGTTCTTCACCACTTCCAATGTCGGTGGCCAAGGCCCTGCCATTGGCAAGGACATCGCTGCGCTGAAAGATGCCTACAGCATTGACGACCTCAAAGGCCTGGACGTGATCCTGACCTGCCAGGGTGGCGACTACACCAACGAAGTCTTCCCCAAACTGCGCGAAGCGGGCTGGCAGGGCTACTGGATCGATGCTGCCTCCAGCCTGCGCATGGACGATAGCTCGGTGATCGTGCTCGACCCGGTCAACCGCAAGGTGATCGACCAGGCGCTGGATGCCGGTGGCAAGAACTACATTGGCGGCAACTGCACCGTCAGTCTGATGCTGATGGCGTTGGGTGGTCTGTACGAGGCCGGCCTGGTCGAGTGGATGAGCGCCATGACCTATCAGGCTGCTTCGGGCGCCGGTGCACAGAACATGCGCGAGCTGATCAAGCAGATGGGCGCGATCAATGGCGCTGTTGCCGATGACCTGGCTGATCCGGCCAGCGCCATTCTGGACATTGATCGCAAGGTCGCTGAAGCCATGCGTGGCGAAGGCTTCCCGGTCGACAACTTCGGCGTGCCTCTGGCCGGTAGCCTGATCCCGTACATCGACAAGGAACTGCCGAACGGGCAGAGCCGTGAAGAGTGGAAGGCGCAGGCCGAAACCAACAAGATTCTCGGTCGTTTCAAGAACCCGATCCCGGTCGATGGCATTTGCGTGCGCATCGGTGCCATGCGTTGCCACAGCCAGGCGCTGACCATCAAGCTGAACAAAGACGTGCCGATGGCCGATATCGAAGGCCTGATCAGTCAGCACAACCCCTGGGTCAAGCTGGTGCCGAATCATCGTGAAGACTCCATTCGCGATCTCGGCCCGACTGCCGTCACTGGCACCCTGAGTGTTCCGGTCGGTCGTCTGCGCAAGCTGAACATGGGCTCGCAGTATCTGGGTGCCTTCACTGTTGGCGACCAACTGCTGTGGGGCGCTGCCGAGCCGCTGCGCCGCATGCTGCGGATTCTGCTGGAGCGCTAA
- a CDS encoding LysR family transcriptional regulator, with amino-acid sequence MDLANLNAFIAIAETGSFSEAGERLHLTQPAVSKRIAGLEQQLGVRLFDRLGREIGLTQAGRALLPRAYQILNVLDDTRRALTNLSGEVSGRLTLATSHHIGLHRLPALLRAFTRAHPQVALDIQFLDSEVAYEEVLHGRAELAVITLAPETREPIRAVAVWDDPLDFVAAPEHPLARSQVISLADVAQHPAVFPGGNTFTHHIVQRLFEAQGLTPNIAMSTNYLETIKMMVSIGLAWSVLPRTMLDDQVARLPIPGIQLTRQLGYILHTERTLSNAARAFMDLLDSQRDDLA; translated from the coding sequence ATGGATCTGGCCAACCTCAATGCCTTTATCGCCATCGCCGAAACCGGCAGCTTTTCCGAAGCTGGCGAACGCCTGCACCTGACCCAGCCAGCCGTTAGCAAGCGCATCGCCGGCCTGGAACAGCAGCTGGGCGTGCGCCTGTTCGACCGACTCGGTCGTGAAATCGGCCTCACTCAGGCCGGCCGTGCCCTGCTGCCACGCGCCTACCAGATCCTCAACGTACTGGACGACACCCGTCGCGCGCTGACCAACCTGTCGGGTGAAGTCAGCGGCCGCCTGACCCTCGCCACCAGCCACCATATCGGCCTGCATCGCCTCCCTGCCTTGCTGCGCGCCTTTACTCGCGCTCACCCGCAGGTGGCATTGGACATCCAGTTCCTCGACTCGGAAGTGGCGTATGAGGAAGTCCTGCATGGCCGTGCCGAACTGGCAGTGATCACCCTCGCCCCGGAAACCCGTGAACCGATTCGCGCCGTCGCCGTGTGGGACGACCCCCTGGACTTCGTCGCCGCGCCAGAACACCCGCTGGCCCGCAGCCAGGTGATCAGCCTGGCCGATGTCGCGCAGCACCCGGCGGTATTCCCTGGCGGCAACACTTTCACCCATCACATTGTCCAGCGCCTGTTCGAGGCTCAGGGCCTGACACCCAATATCGCCATGAGCACCAACTACCTGGAAACCATCAAGATGATGGTGTCCATCGGCCTGGCCTGGAGCGTACTGCCACGCACCATGCTCGACGATCAGGTGGCACGCCTGCCGATACCGGGCATACAGCTGACCCGGCAACTAGGCTACATCCTGCATACCGAGCGAACCCTGTCGAATGCCGCGCGCGCCTTCATGGATCTGCTCGACAGCCAACGGGACGACCTTGCATAG
- a CDS encoding aspartate-semialdehyde dehydrogenase codes for MSQSINIALIGATGSVGEALVELLEERDFPLKDLHLLASSESVGQSLSFRGRQVRVRSLDTFDFSQVQLAFFAAGSEVTKACRERVLAAGCSLIDMSAALPLAQAPCVLPELGYEGLPVLKAPFQVSAPTPSAVACALVLAALRPVVQPRQLQLTAMLSMSTLGRSGVQELARQTAELLNGRPLEPKGVDRQVAFNLLAQVGGVDEQGHAELEKRLAAELPQLLALPDLPVSATCALVPVFFGDSLALSVQCDSPVDVTAAQQALEAATGIELVEAGDYPTAVGDAVGQDQVYVGRVRAGVSDPRQLNLWIASDNVRKGAALNAVQIAELLIKHYL; via the coding sequence ATGAGCCAGTCCATCAATATTGCCCTGATTGGCGCCACCGGTAGCGTCGGTGAGGCGCTGGTCGAGTTGCTAGAAGAGCGCGATTTTCCCCTCAAGGATCTGCACCTGCTGGCCAGTAGTGAGTCGGTGGGGCAGAGCTTGTCATTTCGTGGGCGTCAGGTGCGGGTTCGCTCGCTCGATACTTTCGATTTCTCTCAGGTGCAGCTGGCTTTTTTCGCTGCTGGCAGCGAAGTGACGAAGGCATGCCGTGAGCGCGTCCTGGCAGCTGGCTGTTCCTTGATCGATATGAGTGCAGCCTTACCACTGGCGCAGGCGCCTTGTGTGTTGCCCGAACTGGGATACGAAGGCTTGCCGGTGCTGAAAGCGCCTTTTCAGGTCAGTGCGCCGACGCCCTCTGCAGTGGCATGTGCTCTGGTGCTAGCTGCGCTTCGTCCGGTCGTGCAACCACGTCAATTGCAGCTCACGGCCATGTTGTCGATGTCCACCCTTGGTCGTAGCGGTGTGCAGGAGTTGGCGCGACAAACCGCCGAGTTGCTGAATGGCCGCCCCTTGGAGCCCAAGGGTGTCGATCGCCAGGTCGCCTTCAATCTGCTGGCGCAGGTTGGTGGTGTTGACGAACAAGGACACGCTGAACTCGAGAAACGCCTGGCTGCTGAATTGCCGCAACTGCTTGCATTGCCAGACTTGCCAGTGTCAGCAACTTGCGCTCTGGTGCCGGTATTTTTCGGTGACAGTCTGGCGCTCAGCGTGCAATGCGATTCGCCAGTTGACGTGACGGCAGCGCAGCAGGCGCTGGAGGCCGCGACAGGTATAGAACTGGTAGAGGCGGGCGATTATCCGACTGCCGTGGGGGATGCGGTGGGTCAGGATCAGGTATATGTCGGTCGCGTTCGTGCCGGAGTAAGTGATCCGCGGCAACTCAATTTGTGGATTGCGTCTGATAACGTAAGAAAAGGCGCCGCCCTGAATGCTGTGCAAATAGCGGAGTTATTGATAAAACACTATCTGTAA
- a CDS encoding FimV/HubP family polar landmark protein, with the protein MVRVRKLVLAIAAASALSSGMAHALGLGEVTLQSSLNQPLVAEIELLEVRDLASNEVIPSLATPEEFIKAGVDRQYFLTDLKFTPVLKPNGKSVIRVTSSKAVREPYLNFLVEVLWPNGRLLREYTLLLDPPLYSPQTTVAAAPQLPIAAPAPTPRPSVAPAPSNAAPAPAPRPLAPAPAAPSSRAISGNEYRTTANDTLWEIAQRVGGGSVNQTMLAIQDLNPDAFIGGNINRMKSGQVLRLPDEQQIRRRSNAEAIAQVAEQTAAWREGRAVASRQLDATRRTTAGSAPATAESGDSLKLVAGDSGRSTRGSEAGSADSKALTDKLAVTQESLDSTRRENAELQSRVGDLQSQLDKLQRLIELKDSQLAKMQAEMAGAPAAPAAPVAAEEPAAAASEAAPPVVEAATPPASPPEEAAPDYNYSEEPAAPVEDSAATEQPASEPADAVAPVAPAAPAEEPAKPATPVAPAPAPAPQSFVDDLMANPMTLGLAGGGALLLLLVALMALSRRNAMKEAELHEELADDLAEKDAFASDLDMPEDSFADLVDDAPQASPLAGEERVTAQTGDALGEADIYIAYGRFNQAAELLQNAINDEPQRSDLRLKLMEVYAELGDREGFARQDNELREIGGVNAEAEQLKSKYPAMAAFVGAGTVAAVAAADDDLGEFSLDDLTLDEPSKDAPVAADNMDDAFDLSLDDLESDLGRDASSAQDGAAALSLDDDLDFGLVDEPTASPAAASDDLDFDLSLDDDKVELSQSASDLSEFSLDLDEPAPAASDEADDFLLSLDDDVAATVQPVDELGDLGLDLPDETPAVDLDLPTDFDLSLEDEAPVQPVANADSFAAQLDEVTAELDQLSGDLGQPEAVPQSFDSLSSDLDGDDDFDFLSGTDETATKLDLARAYIDMGDTEGARDILDEVIAEGSDAQQQEAREMITKMV; encoded by the coding sequence ATGGTTCGGGTTCGCAAACTGGTGCTGGCAATTGCGGCTGCTTCGGCGCTGTCTTCCGGTATGGCGCATGCGTTGGGGTTGGGTGAAGTCACCCTGCAATCCTCGCTGAATCAGCCGTTGGTAGCGGAAATTGAACTGCTGGAGGTGCGTGACCTGGCCTCCAATGAAGTGATTCCCAGCCTCGCGACCCCTGAAGAATTCATTAAGGCTGGCGTTGATCGTCAGTATTTCCTGACCGACCTTAAGTTTACGCCGGTACTCAAACCCAACGGCAAGAGTGTGATTCGCGTCACTTCCAGCAAGGCAGTACGCGAACCTTATCTGAACTTCCTGGTGGAAGTGCTCTGGCCGAATGGTCGGTTGCTGCGTGAATACACCCTGTTGCTCGACCCGCCGCTGTATTCCCCGCAAACCACGGTCGCTGCTGCCCCGCAACTGCCGATCGCGGCTCCGGCGCCAACTCCTCGCCCGTCTGTCGCTCCCGCACCCAGCAATGCAGCGCCTGCACCGGCTCCGCGTCCGCTCGCACCCGCACCGGCAGCACCTTCTTCGCGCGCCATTTCCGGCAACGAATACAGAACCACTGCCAATGATACGTTATGGGAAATCGCCCAGCGTGTCGGTGGTGGTTCGGTCAATCAGACCATGCTGGCCATTCAGGATCTGAACCCTGATGCGTTCATTGGCGGCAACATCAACCGCATGAAGAGTGGCCAGGTACTGCGTCTGCCCGATGAGCAGCAGATTCGCCGTCGCAGCAATGCCGAGGCCATCGCTCAGGTCGCGGAACAGACTGCGGCCTGGCGTGAAGGCCGTGCAGTGGCTTCGCGTCAGCTCGACGCCACCCGTCGCACCACAGCCGGCTCGGCACCGGCAACCGCTGAAAGTGGCGATAGCCTGAAGCTGGTGGCTGGCGACTCCGGTCGTTCTACCCGTGGCAGTGAAGCGGGTTCTGCCGATAGCAAGGCACTGACCGACAAGCTGGCGGTTACCCAGGAAAGCCTCGATTCGACCCGTCGTGAGAATGCCGAACTGCAGAGCCGTGTTGGCGATCTACAGAGCCAGCTGGACAAGCTGCAGCGTCTGATCGAGCTGAAGGACAGTCAGCTGGCCAAGATGCAGGCCGAAATGGCTGGCGCTCCCGCCGCTCCGGCAGCGCCAGTTGCCGCTGAAGAACCCGCCGCTGCGGCGTCCGAAGCTGCGCCGCCCGTTGTGGAGGCTGCGACTCCGCCTGCTTCGCCGCCCGAGGAGGCGGCGCCAGACTATAACTACTCCGAGGAGCCAGCAGCGCCAGTCGAAGACAGCGCTGCCACCGAACAGCCGGCCAGTGAGCCGGCTGATGCCGTTGCGCCGGTCGCTCCGGCGGCACCTGCCGAGGAACCTGCCAAGCCCGCCACTCCGGTAGCGCCGGCACCCGCTCCAGCACCGCAGAGCTTCGTCGATGACCTGATGGCCAACCCCATGACCCTGGGTCTGGCTGGTGGTGGCGCGTTGCTGCTGTTGCTGGTTGCGTTGATGGCGCTTTCGCGTCGCAATGCCATGAAAGAGGCCGAGCTGCATGAAGAGCTGGCCGACGATCTGGCCGAGAAAGACGCTTTCGCTTCTGACCTCGATATGCCGGAAGACAGCTTTGCCGACCTGGTCGATGATGCTCCGCAGGCAAGCCCGCTCGCTGGCGAAGAGCGCGTCACGGCGCAAACCGGCGATGCCTTGGGTGAGGCGGATATCTACATTGCCTATGGTCGCTTCAACCAGGCGGCAGAGCTGCTGCAGAACGCCATCAATGACGAGCCGCAGCGCAGCGACCTGCGTCTGAAGCTGATGGAGGTCTATGCCGAGCTGGGTGATCGCGAGGGCTTTGCCCGTCAGGACAACGAACTGCGTGAAATTGGTGGCGTCAATGCCGAAGCCGAGCAGCTGAAGTCCAAGTACCCGGCTATGGCTGCTTTCGTGGGCGCCGGCACTGTCGCTGCGGTTGCCGCAGCTGATGATGACCTCGGTGAGTTCAGCCTCGATGACCTGACGCTGGACGAGCCGAGCAAAGATGCTCCGGTTGCCGCCGACAATATGGACGATGCCTTCGATCTGAGCCTGGATGATCTTGAGTCCGATCTTGGGCGTGACGCGTCGTCGGCTCAGGATGGCGCCGCGGCCCTGTCGCTGGACGATGACCTGGACTTCGGGCTAGTCGACGAGCCGACTGCATCGCCGGCAGCTGCCAGCGATGATCTGGACTTCGATCTGTCGCTGGATGACGACAAGGTCGAGCTGTCCCAGTCTGCGAGCGATCTTTCTGAATTCAGCCTCGATCTGGACGAGCCTGCTCCGGCCGCGAGCGACGAGGCTGATGACTTCCTGCTGAGCCTCGATGATGATGTCGCTGCAACTGTCCAGCCTGTGGACGAGCTGGGTGATCTGGGACTGGATCTACCGGACGAAACCCCTGCTGTCGACCTTGATCTGCCAACAGACTTCGACCTGTCTCTGGAGGATGAGGCGCCAGTTCAACCTGTTGCCAATGCCGATAGCTTCGCAGCACAGCTGGATGAAGTGACGGCAGAGCTTGATCAGCTGTCAGGTGACCTTGGGCAGCCGGAAGCGGTGCCGCAGTCGTTCGACAGCCTGTCCAGTGATCTGGATGGTGACGACGACTTCGACTTCCTGTCCGGTACCGATGAAACTGCGACCAAGCTGGATCTGGCGCGGGCCTACATCGATATGGGTGACACCGAAGGTGCACGCGACATTCTTGATGAAGTGATTGCCGAGGGCAGCGATGCCCAGCAGCAGGAAGCTCGCGAGATGATTACCAAGATGGTTTGA
- the truA gene encoding tRNA pseudouridine(38-40) synthase TruA: MSDAVPVAAAEMAAAGFSRIALGLEYKGARYRGFQRQSANVPSIQGYLEAALSKVAGGAPVSILCAGRTDASVHSSGQVVHFDTTVERSLHAWIMGANMNLPNDISVTWAKVMPAHFHARFSAMARRYRYVIYNDPIRPAHMAEEVTWNHRPLDVARMREAAQALVGTHDFSAFRATRCQAKSPVKTVHHLQLIEHGRFIVLDIRANAFLHHMVRNIAGVLMTIGAGERPPEWAREVLERGDRHSGGVTAHPYGLYLVQVDYPEEFELPPRYLGPHFLSGLPDVRQP; this comes from the coding sequence ATGTCTGACGCAGTACCTGTAGCGGCCGCCGAAATGGCGGCCGCTGGCTTTTCCAGAATCGCCCTGGGCCTCGAATACAAGGGCGCACGCTATCGTGGTTTCCAGCGCCAGAGCGCGAATGTTCCGTCGATCCAGGGGTACCTGGAAGCGGCCTTGTCCAAGGTCGCCGGGGGTGCGCCAGTGAGCATTCTCTGCGCAGGGCGCACCGATGCCTCCGTACATTCCAGTGGTCAGGTGGTGCACTTCGATACCACTGTCGAGCGCTCGTTGCATGCCTGGATCATGGGCGCCAACATGAACCTGCCCAATGACATCAGTGTGACCTGGGCGAAGGTGATGCCGGCGCATTTTCATGCGCGCTTCTCCGCCATGGCGCGGCGTTACCGCTACGTGATCTACAACGACCCGATTCGCCCGGCGCACATGGCTGAGGAAGTGACCTGGAACCATCGTCCACTGGATGTAGCGCGCATGCGCGAAGCCGCCCAGGCGCTGGTCGGTACGCATGATTTCAGTGCTTTCCGGGCGACGCGTTGTCAGGCCAAATCGCCGGTCAAGACCGTGCATCATCTGCAGTTGATCGAGCATGGCCGCTTCATCGTTCTGGACATTCGCGCCAATGCTTTTCTCCACCACATGGTGCGTAACATCGCCGGCGTGTTGATGACCATCGGTGCGGGTGAGCGGCCGCCGGAGTGGGCGCGCGAGGTGCTCGAACGTGGTGACAGGCACAGCGGTGGGGTGACTGCGCATCCTTATGGTCTGTATCTGGTACAGGTCGACTACCCGGAAGAGTTCGAATTGCCGCCGCGCTATCTTGGGCCGCATTTTCTCTCCGGCCTTCCGGACGTGCGGCAGCCATAA
- the leuB gene encoding 3-isopropylmalate dehydrogenase — MSKQILVLPGDGIGPEIMAEAVKVLNLANDKFSLGFELSFDDLGGAAIDRYGVPLADETLARARAADAVLLGAVGGPKWDGIDPAIRPERGLLKIRSQLGLFGNLRPAILYPQLAEASSLKPEVVAGLDILIVRELTGGIYFGQPRESKVLENGERMAYDTLPYSESEIRRIAKVGFDMARVRGKKLCSVDKANVLASSQLWRAVVEEVAKDYPDVELSHMYVDNAAMQLVRAPKQFDVMVTDNMFGDILSDEASMLTGSIGMLPSASLDANNKGMYEPCHGSAPDIAGKGIANPLATILSVSMMLRYSFGQVAAADAIEQAVSLVLDQGLRTGDIWSEGKTKVGTAAMGDAVVEALRSL, encoded by the coding sequence ATGAGCAAGCAGATTCTGGTTCTCCCTGGCGACGGTATCGGTCCGGAAATCATGGCCGAGGCCGTGAAGGTGCTGAACCTGGCCAATGACAAGTTCTCCCTGGGCTTTGAATTGAGCTTCGATGATCTGGGTGGTGCGGCTATCGACCGTTACGGTGTGCCGCTGGCCGACGAGACCCTGGCGCGTGCTCGCGCTGCCGATGCCGTGCTGCTCGGCGCCGTTGGCGGGCCGAAGTGGGACGGTATCGACCCGGCCATCCGCCCGGAGCGTGGCCTGCTGAAGATTCGCTCGCAACTCGGCCTGTTCGGCAACCTGCGTCCGGCCATCCTCTACCCGCAACTGGCCGAGGCTTCCAGTCTCAAGCCGGAAGTGGTCGCTGGCCTGGATATCCTCATCGTGCGTGAGCTGACCGGTGGCATCTACTTCGGCCAGCCGCGCGAGAGCAAGGTACTGGAGAACGGCGAGCGCATGGCTTACGACACGCTGCCGTACAGCGAAAGCGAAATTCGTCGTATCGCCAAGGTCGGTTTCGACATGGCGCGTGTGCGTGGCAAGAAGCTGTGCTCGGTGGACAAGGCCAACGTCCTGGCTTCCAGCCAGCTGTGGCGCGCCGTGGTCGAGGAAGTGGCCAAGGACTACCCGGACGTCGAGCTGAGCCACATGTACGTCGACAACGCCGCGATGCAGCTGGTGCGTGCGCCCAAGCAATTCGACGTAATGGTCACCGACAACATGTTTGGTGACATTTTGTCCGACGAGGCTTCGATGCTGACCGGTTCCATTGGCATGCTGCCGTCGGCATCCTTGGACGCCAACAACAAGGGCATGTACGAGCCGTGCCACGGCTCCGCGCCGGACATCGCCGGCAAGGGCATCGCCAACCCGCTGGCCACCATTCTTTCAGTGTCCATGATGTTGCGTTACAGCTTCGGCCAGGTCGCTGCTGCTGACGCCATCGAGCAAGCGGTGAGCCTGGTGCTGGATCAAGGCCTGCGTACCGGTGACATCTGGTCCGAGGGCAAGACCAAGGTCGGTACCGCTGCGATGGGTGATGCAGTAGTCGAAGCGCTGCGTAGTCTGTAA
- a CDS encoding phosphoribosylanthranilate isomerase, with the protein MTVVRSKICGITRIEDALAAVEAGADAIGLVFYAKSPRAVSIEQAAAILQALPPFVTTVGLFVDMPRDELQQLLQRLPLDLLQFHGDESPADCEGHGRPYIKALRVRPGEDVSAAMAPYSGARGILLDTFVEGVPGGTGASFDWSLVPENAGKPIILAGGLDAGNVAVAISQVRPYAVDVSGGVEVSKGIKDAGKIRAFIQAVHDLRCDGDSSGAVN; encoded by the coding sequence GTGACGGTCGTACGCAGCAAGATTTGTGGGATCACCCGCATTGAGGATGCCCTGGCTGCGGTGGAGGCGGGGGCCGACGCTATCGGTCTGGTGTTCTATGCGAAAAGCCCACGAGCAGTCAGCATCGAGCAGGCCGCCGCAATCTTGCAGGCGTTGCCGCCGTTCGTGACTACTGTCGGGCTGTTCGTCGACATGCCGCGCGATGAGTTGCAGCAGTTGTTGCAACGTCTGCCGCTGGATCTGTTGCAGTTCCACGGCGATGAGTCGCCGGCCGATTGTGAGGGCCATGGCCGCCCCTACATCAAGGCGCTGCGGGTTCGCCCCGGTGAGGACGTATCGGCAGCCATGGCGCCCTACAGCGGTGCGCGAGGCATTTTGCTGGATACCTTCGTCGAGGGTGTTCCGGGTGGCACAGGCGCTTCATTCGACTGGTCGCTGGTGCCGGAAAATGCTGGCAAGCCGATCATCCTGGCCGGCGGCCTCGATGCAGGCAATGTCGCCGTGGCGATTAGCCAGGTGCGCCCCTATGCCGTTGATGTCAGCGGTGGGGTGGAGGTCAGTAAAGGCATAAAGGATGCAGGCAAGATTCGCGCGTTCATTCAGGCCGTGCATGATCTGCGATGTGACGGCGACTCGAGCGGGGCCGTCAATTAG
- the leuC gene encoding 3-isopropylmalate dehydratase large subunit produces MTGKTLYDKLWEMHEVKRRDDGSSLIYIDRHILHEVTSPQAFEGLRLAGRKPWRIDANIATPDHNVPTTKAERQGGLEAIADEVSRIQVQTLDENCDDFGILEFKMNDVRQGIVHVVGPEQGATLPGMTVVCGDSHTSTHGAFGALAHGIGTSEVEHVLATQCLVAKKMKNMQVRVEGKLPFGVTAKDIVLAVIGKIGTAGGNGHALEFAGSAIRDLSLEGRMTICNMSIEAGARVGLVAVDEKTIAYVKDRPFAPKGSDWDKAVAQWQNLVSDADAVFDTVVELKAEDIKPQVSWGTSPEMVLAVDQNVPDPAVEADPVKKDSISRALKYMGLTANQPITDIQLDRVFIGSCTNSRIEDLRAAAEVAKGRKVASTVKQALVVPGSGLVKAQAEAEGLDKIFIEAGFEWREPGCSMCLAMNPDKLGSGEHCASTSNRNFEGRQGAGGRTHLVSPAMAAAAAVTGRFIDVRELIQA; encoded by the coding sequence ATGACTGGCAAGACGCTCTACGACAAGCTCTGGGAAATGCACGAAGTGAAACGTCGTGACGACGGTTCCTCGCTGATCTACATCGATCGTCACATTCTTCACGAAGTGACCTCGCCGCAGGCTTTCGAAGGCCTGCGTCTGGCTGGGCGCAAGCCGTGGCGCATCGACGCCAACATCGCCACCCCGGATCACAACGTGCCGACCACCAAGGCCGAGCGTCAGGGTGGCCTCGAAGCCATCGCCGACGAAGTTTCGCGCATCCAGGTACAGACCCTGGACGAGAACTGCGATGACTTCGGCATCCTCGAGTTCAAGATGAACGATGTGCGCCAGGGCATCGTCCACGTCGTCGGCCCGGAGCAGGGGGCTACCTTGCCGGGCATGACCGTCGTTTGCGGCGACTCGCACACCTCCACCCATGGCGCCTTCGGTGCCCTGGCCCACGGCATCGGCACCTCTGAGGTCGAGCACGTGCTCGCCACCCAGTGTCTGGTGGCCAAGAAGATGAAGAACATGCAGGTGCGCGTCGAAGGCAAGCTGCCGTTCGGTGTTACCGCCAAGGACATCGTGTTGGCCGTGATCGGCAAGATCGGCACCGCTGGCGGCAATGGTCATGCCCTGGAGTTCGCCGGCAGCGCGATTCGCGACCTGTCGCTGGAAGGACGCATGACCATCTGCAACATGTCCATCGAAGCCGGCGCCCGTGTGGGCCTGGTGGCGGTGGACGAGAAAACTATCGCCTACGTCAAGGATCGTCCGTTCGCGCCCAAGGGCAGCGACTGGGACAAGGCCGTGGCGCAGTGGCAGAATCTGGTCTCCGACGCCGACGCGGTGTTCGACACCGTGGTCGAGCTGAAGGCCGAAGATATCAAGCCGCAGGTCAGCTGGGGCACTTCGCCGGAAATGGTGCTGGCCGTCGACCAGAACGTGCCGGATCCGGCCGTCGAAGCTGACCCGGTGAAGAAGGATTCCATCTCCCGCGCGCTGAAATACATGGGTCTGACCGCCAACCAGCCGATCACCGATATCCAGCTCGATCGCGTGTTCATCGGCTCGTGCACCAACTCGCGCATCGAAGACCTGCGCGCCGCCGCCGAGGTGGCCAAGGGCCGCAAGGTCGCCAGCACCGTCAAGCAGGCGCTGGTGGTGCCGGGTTCCGGTCTGGTCAAGGCGCAAGCCGAGGCCGAAGGGCTGGACAAGATCTTCATCGAGGCTGGTTTCGAGTGGCGTGAGCCGGGCTGCTCCATGTGCCTGGCGATGAACCCTGACAAACTCGGTAGCGGCGAGCATTGCGCCTCGACCTCCAACCGCAACTTCGAAGGCCGCCAGGGCGCGGGCGGTCGTACCCACTTGGTCAGCCCGGCCATGGCTGCCGCTGCCGCGGTGACTGGTCGCTTCATCGATGTGCGCGAATTGATCCAGGCCTGA